From Solwaraspora sp. WMMD1047, the proteins below share one genomic window:
- a CDS encoding zf-HC2 domain-containing protein — MTTHPTLAQIDRYAAGDPGLDEPSVWAIEVHLEDCPDCRARLAGSTTADTRAVIDRVAMVLDRELAATPAPAGRTRSWSVLRHRWFVGTLLPWLGMTAAVLGCAALLSTLRTGLPSVVLLIAPVAPLPGVAVAWHRRADPAWELIAATPAAGLTMLLRRTAAVLAFVTPALALAGAGTGASLALMLLPCLAFTAAALLLGTFVGVRRAAIGLLAGWTLAVVAPSLATARIPTVMGTESVRVWALTTVVLTAMALLRVDGFRRMSHGD; from the coding sequence ATGACCACCCATCCCACCCTGGCGCAGATCGACCGCTACGCCGCCGGGGATCCCGGGCTCGACGAGCCGAGCGTCTGGGCAATCGAGGTACACCTCGAGGACTGCCCCGACTGTCGTGCCCGCCTGGCCGGCAGTACCACCGCCGACACCCGGGCCGTGATCGATCGGGTCGCGATGGTCCTGGATCGCGAGCTCGCCGCCACGCCGGCACCCGCCGGCCGTACCCGGTCCTGGTCGGTGCTGCGGCACCGGTGGTTCGTCGGCACCCTCCTGCCGTGGCTGGGCATGACCGCCGCGGTGCTCGGCTGCGCCGCTCTGCTCAGCACGCTGCGGACCGGGCTGCCCTCGGTCGTGCTGCTGATCGCGCCGGTGGCGCCGCTGCCCGGCGTGGCAGTCGCCTGGCATCGTCGGGCCGACCCGGCCTGGGAGTTGATCGCCGCCACTCCCGCCGCTGGTCTGACCATGCTGCTGCGGCGTACCGCAGCGGTCCTGGCGTTCGTCACTCCCGCGCTCGCCCTGGCCGGCGCCGGCACCGGAGCGTCGCTTGCCCTGATGCTGCTGCCCTGCCTCGCGTTCACCGCCGCCGCGCTCCTGCTGGGAACCTTCGTCGGAGTACGCCGGGCCGCGATCGGACTGCTGGCGGGCTGGACACTCGCGGTGGTGGCGCCCAGCCTCGCCACCGCCCGGATCCCGACGGTCATGGGAACGGAGAGCGTCCGCGTCTGGGCGCTGACCACGGTCGTGCTCACCGCCATGGCCCTGCTGCGGGTCGACGGATTCCGGCGCATGTCCCACGGCGACTAG